The proteins below are encoded in one region of Syngnathus acus chromosome 2, fSynAcu1.2, whole genome shotgun sequence:
- the als2b gene encoding alsin isoform X6 — protein MENQRRSSEDDGGGGRGLLHIWKGYYYRVAPEKLLLPHPVLQVALGRNHGVLLVEGGQVFTFGHCPWKQSQATEFVAPTLEGALSGQLVVAVAAGSYHSGAVTDSGSVHMWGDNTAGQCGLSGLSSVPNPTPVALADSDCSALPSVPVLELACGEQHTLALSVQREVWAWGSGCQLGLGATVSPVWKPLKVEHLAGRFVLQVACGAKHSLALVRRPGPRDIQRPPADKCGQCEQLLYTMTDKEDHVIISDSHYCIPCLEQQEERLQTPSINPVLKMSPSEPALSSKTSTSPPQSVSPAPVNNSELENAETQESSVAGEEPPASNFDLSGTKSSGAPSAKASPYPDEQAVKDYLKKLSDSTQAEKTPKVTLGGLHTLLPSAAGLISASSNNPLNNLVASCASAVGERVASTYEALSLRKMMNMYLPTSRGSVKQTAAAHPAGENGAERVRQEDSAQAKKSSSTGDIHEEEAAGPHRRLSLPGLLSQVSPRLLRKAGRSKMAAAAALTSSGMATPADQEVLPSLQTEVWSWGQGQHGQLGHGDNADRSQPLCIKSLNSKEVVRVAAGSHHSLALTAQSQLLSWGSNSQGQLGHMESPSTVPRLAKLSDGIRVWDVSAGECHTLLLADGDCMQPIIYYSGEQVKEGKQQDGDKEEEGEESCDGYARQPVLLPFCMNLGFVSSVFAGGQQCVALSDKNVMGFIASLHELASAERKFYCKLSSITTQVLSPLMALESLSANLGPVIFKILRTLAGQFGHLCHLTGQHAVSLTANLRRSRSLKSLFILDHTSIFLDSYEDYSSSLDDFQVMGGFPTLAKPSLDCFGKSPELLQKLSESSEGNLAVVDLLQALFYLPALHLQEYGRLLLKLATCFEVSSSEYQRLQESCSKFEALDLLLKKKKKEAEYTFLFWKGFPGKMTDSLRKPHRRLICESSNKALTLQNAGRFSVNWFILFNDALVHAQFSTHHVFPLTTLWVEPMPEDNTGLYGLKLITPEEMFTLLANSAMEKAKWIRCLNQAVAQALSLGEGQTFEPPICRSATYTFYKDGRLKEATYEGRWLAGKPHGRGVIKWPDGRIYTGSFKNGQEDGFGECVAPNKSLDTNDRYQGHWKDGKMHGVGTYRYASTEVYDGSYQEGLRHGHGMLRSGKLNTSSPSVFIGQWVNDKKTGYGVFDDITKGEKYIGMWQDNVRQGNGVVVTQFGLYYEGSFKDNKMTGSGILLSEDDTTYEGEFSDDWTLSGKGVLTMANGDYLEGSFNGEWGAGPKVTGSYFKPQMFESDKDKIRSVKLGRLCVSAEEKWQAVFDECWRQLGCETPGQGDNCKAWDNIAVALTTNRRHILDSPEPLSRSHSRTLEGLEVIPQHDGPMTMERYHAIHLYLIKACDTPLHPLGRLVEALVAVYRMTYVGVGANRRLLPQAVCELKSYLNRIFQIVKFLFPDLPEDGGIIREPTDLGEKESDCEVSKQDLNVNLERSLRSHVVSSLALLLPVLLPRLYPPLFTLYALDKEREDDVYWECVLRLNKQPDLALLAFLGVQQKFWPISVSMPAPAENLQVLSGTKDTCFASAVETLQQISTTFTPSDKLHVIQLTFEEITKEVQSRLNQDFLWSMDDLFPVFLYVVLRARIRNLGSEVNLIEDLMDPCIQHGEHGIMFTTLKACYYQIQHERIT, from the exons ATGGAAAACCAGAGGAGGAG CTCTGAAGATGATGGTGGAGGAGGGCGAGGCCTGCTCCATATCTGGAAGGGCTACTATTACCGTGTGGCCCCCGAGAAACTGCTCCTCCCCCATCCAGTTCTCCAGGTCGCTCTGGGTAGAAACCATGGAGTTCTGCTGGTGGAAG GCGGACAGGTGTTTACATTCGGACACTGTCCATGGAAACAGAGTCAGGCGACAGAGTTTGTGGCGCCCACTCTGGAGGGCGCACTCAGCGGACAGCTGGTTGTGGCTGTGGCTGCCGGAAGCTACCACAGCGGGGCGGTGACAGACAGCGGCAGCGTCCACATGTGGGGCGACAACACCGCCGGACAGTGTGGTTTGTCGGGGCTCAGCTCCGTCCCCAACCCGACTCCAGTCGCTCTGGCGGACTCTGATTGTAGCGCCTTGCCGTCGGTGCCTGTACTGGAGCTGGCCTGTGGGGAGCAGCATACCTTGGCGCTCTCGGTCCAGCGGGAAGTGTGGGCTTGGGGCAGCGGCTGTCAGCTGGGCCTCGGTGCTACCGTTTCTCCCGTCTGGAAACCACTAAAGGTTGAGCACCTAGCAGGCAGGTTTGTACTTCAAGTGGCCTGCGGGGCCAAGCACAGCCTGGCCCTGGTGCGCCGCCCAGGCCCCCGGGACATCCAGCGGCCCCCGGCCGATAAATGCGGGCAGTGTGAGCAACTGCTCTACACCATGACGGACAAAGAGGATCATGTCATCATCTCTGACAGTCACTACTGCATTCCTTGCTTAGAACAGCAGGAGGAGAGGCTCCAAACGCCTTCGATAAATCCTGTGCTGAAAATGTCTCCATCAGAACCTGCCCTTTCCTCCAAAACCTCCACATCACCGCCTCAATCTGTGTCTCCGGCACCTGTCAATAACTCTGAATTAGAAAATGCGGAGACTCAAGAGTCATCTGTAGCTGGCGAGGAACCGCCTGCTTCAAACTTTGACCTTTCAGGGACAAAGTCAAGTGGGGCCCCAAGTGCCAAGGCTTCTCCTTATCCAGATGAGCAGGCCGTCAAAGATTACCTGAAGAAGCTCTCAGATAGCACCCAGGCTGAGAAAACACCAAAGGTGACACTTGGAGGACTACACACGCTGCTG ccCTCAGCGGCCGGACTCATCAGCGCCTCCTCCAACAATCCCCTCAACAACCTGGTGGCCTCTTGCGCTTCGGCCGTCGGCGAAAGGGTCGCCTCCACCTACGAGGCGTTGTCCctgagaaaaatgatgaacatgtACCTTCCCACGTCGCGCGGGTCAGTCAAGCAAACTGCCGCCGCTCACCCAGCGGGTGAGAACGGCGCCGAGCGTGTCCGACAGGAAGACTCTGCGCAGGCCAAGAAGAGTTCCAGCACTGGCGACATCcacgaggaggaggcggcagGCCCGCATCGCCGCTTGTCGCTCCCGGGACTCCTCTCACAGG TGTCCCCACGACTGCTACGCAAGGCCGGCCGTTCAaagatggccgccgccgcGGCTCTGACCTCATCGGGAATGGCGACCCCGGCGGATCAAGAGGTGCTGCCCTCCCTGCAGACGGAGGTGTGGAGCTGGGGCCAAGGCCAACATGGGCAGCTCGGCCACGGGGACAACGCGGACAG ATCGCAGCCGCTCTGCATCAAAAGTCTCAATAGTAAGGAGGTGGTGCGAGTGGCAGCCGGTTCTCATCATTCCCTCGCACTGACTGCCCAGTCGCAG TTGTTGTCGTGGGGAAGTAATAGCCAAGGTCAGCTGGGCCACATGGAGTCCCCCAGCACAGTCCCTCGTCTAGCCAAG CTGTCAGACGGAATCCGGGTGTGGGACGTGAGCGCCGGAGAGTGTCACACGCTGCTGCTTGCTGATGGAGACTGCATGCAGCCCATCATCTATTACAGTGGAGAGCAGGTGAAAGAGGGAAAGCAGCAAGACGGAGACAAGGAAGAAGAGGGGGAGGAGTCATGTGACGGCTACGCCCGGCAGCCCGTGCTGCTTCCCTTCTGCATGAAC TTAGGATTCGTGAGCAGCGTGTTTGCTGGCGGCCAGCAATGCGTGGCACTCTCAGACAAGAACGTGATGGGCTTCATCGCCAGCTTGCACGAGCTGGCGTCGGCCGAGAGGAAATTCTACTGCAAGCTGTCGAGCATCACGACACAAGTCTTGAGCCCCTTGATGGCTCTCG AATCTCTGAGCGCCAACCTCGGCCCGGTCATCTTCAAGATCCTGCGGACGCTTGCCGGTCAGTTTGGGCACTTGTGTCATCTGACCGGGCAGCACGCCGTCAGTCTCACCGCCAACCTCCGGCGCAGCCGCAGTCTTAAAAGTCTGTTTATCCTCGACCACACCAGCATCTTCCTGGACTCCTACGAAGA CTACAGCAGCTCTTTGGACGACTTCCAGGTGATGGGAGGCTTCCCGACCCTCGCCAAACCCTCGCT CGATTGTTTCGGAAAGAGTCCCGAGCTCCTTCAGAAGTTGTCCGAGAGCAGTGAGGGGAACCTCGCCGTGGTGGACCTCCTGCAAGCGCTCTTCTACCTGCCCGCTCTTCACCTCCAAGAGTACGGACGGCTCCTGCTCAAACTGGCCACGTGCTTTGAAGTT AGCTCCAGCGAATACCAACGGCTGCAGGAGAGCTGCTCCAAGTTTGAAGCTTTGGACCTTctgctgaagaagaagaagaaggaagcCGAGTacacctttcttttctggaAAGGCTTCCCCGGCAAGATGACT gACTCTTTACGAAAGCCTCACCGCCGCCTCATCTGCGAGAGCAGCAACAAAGCTCTGACGCTGCAGAACGCCGGAAGGTTCTCTGTTAACTGGTTCATCCTTTTTAATGACGCTCTCGTCCATGCGCAG TTCTCCACCCATCATGTCTTCCCCTTGACCACGTTGTGGGTGGAGCCTATGCCAGAGGACAACACTGGCCT CTACGGACTGAAACTGATCACACCGGAAGAAATGTTCACCCTGTTAGCCAACTCTGCCATGGAGAAG GCCAAGTGGATCCGTTGCCTCAACCAAGCAGTGGCTCAGGCCCTCAGCTTAGGTGAGGGACAAACGTTTGAGCCTCCCATTTGCAGGAGCGCCACGTATACGTTTTACAAGGACGGACGGCTGAAAGAGGCCACGTACGAGGGCCGCTGGCTAGCCGGAAAGCCCCACGGAAG AGGCGTGATCAAATGGCCTGATGGGAGGATTTACACAGGCTCGTTTAAGAATGGACAGGAAGATGG gTTTGGGGAATGTGTGGCTCCGAATAAGAGCCTGGACACAAACGATCGCTATCAAGGTCACTGGAAGGACGGCAAGATGCACGGCGTGGGCACGTACAG ATATGCCAGCACCGAGGTCTACGACGGCTCCTACCAGGAGGGCCTGCGGCACGGCCACGGGATGCTGCGGAGCGGCAAACTCAACACCTCCTCGCCTAGCGTATTCATCGGCCAGTGGGTGAACGACAAGAAGACAGGCTACGGCGTCTTTGACGACATCACTAA AGGCGAAAAGTACATCGGCATGTGGCAGGACAACGTCCGGCAAGGCAACGGGGTCGTCGTCACGCAGTTCGGCCTTTACTACGAAGGATCTTTCAAAGACAATAAGATGACG GGCAGCGGAATCCTTCTGTCTGAGGACGATACGACGTACGAGGGGGAGTTCTCAGATGATTGGACACTTAGCGGCAAG GGAGTGCTGACGATGGCCAACGGCGACTACCTGGAAGGCTCCTTCAATGGCGAATGGGGCGCCGGTCCCAAAGTGACTGGCTCCTACTTTAAGCCGCAGATGTTTGAAAGTGACAAGGACAAGATTCGATCAGT GAAGCTGGGTCGTCTTTGCGTGAGCGCCGAGGAGAAGTGGCAGGCGGTGTTTGACGAGTGTTGGCGCCAACTCGGCTGCGAGACTCCCGGCCAGGGTGACAACTGCAAAGCGTGGGACAATATTGCCGTTGCACTCACCACCAACCGACGACACATTCTGGACAG TCCAGAACCTCTGTCTCGAAGTCACAGCAGAACTCTGGAAGGCTTAGAGGTGATCCCTCAGCATGACGGTCCCATGACAATGGAGCGATATCACGCCATCCATCTTTACCTCATCAAG GCATGTGACACCCCGCTTCATCCGCTGGGCAGGCTTGTGGAAGCCTTGGTGGCGGTCTACCGGATGACGTACGTCGGCGTCGGCGCCAACCGACGGCTCCTGCCGCAGGCTGTCTGCGAGTTAAAATCTTATCTCAACCGCATCTTCCAGATTGTAAA GTTTCTGTTCCCAGACTTGCCAGAAGATGGCGGTATAATTCGAGAGCCAACCGACCTCGGGGAGAAGGAATCGGACTGTGAAGTCTCCAAGCAGGATTTGAACGTGAATCTGGAGCGGTCGCTCCGCAGCCACGTGGTGAGCAGCTTGGCTCTGCTGCTCCCTGTGCTGTTGCCCCGCCTCTACCCGCCGCTCTTCACCCTCTACGCTCTGGACAAGGAGCGAGAGGACGATGTCTACTGGGAGTGCGTCCTCCGCCTCAACAAGCAGCCCGACCTGGCTCTGCTCGCCTTTCTGGGTGTCCAGCA GAAGTTCTGGCCCATTTCAGTCTCCATGCCAGCACCTGCGGAAAACCTCCAG GTTCTGTCAGGCACCAAGGATACTTGCTTCGCTTCTGCAGTCGAAACTCTGCAGCAAATTAG CACAACATTCACCCCATCAGACAAGCTCCATGTGATCCAGCTGACCTTCGAGGAGATCACAAAAGAAGTGCAGTCACGTCTGAATCAGGACTTCCTGTGGTCCATGGATGACCTATTTCCCGTTTTCCTCTACGTGGTGCTGCGTGCTCG AATTAGAAACCTCGGGTCAGAGGTCAACCTGATCGAAGACCTGATGGACCCTTGCATCCAGCACGGAGAGCATGGAATCATGTTTACAACTCTGAAG GCCTGTTACTACCAGATCCAGCATGAGAGGATCACTTAA
- the als2b gene encoding alsin isoform X5, which yields MENQRRSSEDDGGGGRGLLHIWKGYYYRVAPEKLLLPHPVLQVALGRNHGVLLVEGGQVFTFGHCPWKQSQATEFVAPTLEGALSGQLVVAVAAGSYHSGAVTDSGSVHMWGDNTAGQCGLSGLSSVPNPTPVALADSDCSALPSVPVLELACGEQHTLALSVQREVWAWGSGCQLGLGATVSPVWKPLKVEHLAGRFVLQVACGAKHSLALVRRPGPRDIQRPPADKCGQCEQLLYTMTDKEDHVIISDSHYCIPCLEQQEERLQTPSINPVLKMSPSEPALSSKTSTSPPQSVSPAPVNNSELENAETQESSVAGEEPPASNFDLSGTKSSGAPSAKASPYPDEQAVKDYLKKLSDSTQAEKTPKVTLGGLHTLLPSAAGLISASSNNPLNNLVASCASAVGERVASTYEALSLRKMMNMYLPTSRGSVKQTAAAHPAGENGAERVRQEDSAQAKKSSSTGDIHEEEAAGPHRRLSLPGLLSQVSPRLLRKAGRSKMAAAAALTSSGMATPADQEVLPSLQTEVWSWGQGQHGQLGHGDNADRSQPLCIKSLNSKEVVRVAAGSHHSLALTAQSQLLSWGSNSQGQLGHMESPSTVPRLAKLSDGIRVWDVSAGECHTLLLADGDCMQPIIYYSGEQVKEGKQQDGDKEEEGEESCDGYARQPVLLPFCMNLGFVSSVFAGGQQCVALSDKNVMGFIASLHELASAERKFYCKLSSITTQVLSPLMALESLSANLGPVIFKILRTLAGQFGHLCHLTGQHAVSLTANLRRSRSLKSLFILDHTSIFLDSYEDYSSSLDDFQVMGGFPTLAKPSLDCFGKSPELLQKLSESSEGNLAVVDLLQALFYLPALHLQEYGRLLLKLATCFEVSSSEYQRLQESCSKFEALDLLLKKKKKEAEYTFLFWKGFPGKMTDSLRKPHRRLICESSNKALTLQNAGRFSVNWFILFNDALVHAQGMAPCKNLFSTHHVFPLTTLWVEPMPEDNTGLSYGLKLITPEEMFTLLANSAMEKAKWIRCLNQAVAQALSLGEGQTFEPPICRSATYTFYKDGRLKEATYEGRWLAGKPHGRGVIKWPDGRIYTGSFKNGQEDGFGECVAPNKSLDTNDRYQGHWKDGKMHGVGTYRYASTEVYDGSYQEGLRHGHGMLRSGKLNTSSPSVFIGQWVNDKKTGYGVFDDITKGEKYIGMWQDNVRQGNGVVVTQFGLYYEGSFKDNKMTGSGILLSEDDTTYEGEFSDDWTLSGKGVLTMANGDYLEGSFNGEWGAGPKVTGSYFKPQMFESDKDKIRSVKLGRLCVSAEEKWQAVFDECWRQLGCETPGQGDNCKAWDNIAVALTTNRRHILDSPEPLSRSHSRTLEGLEVIPQHDGPMTMERYHAIHLYLIKACDTPLHPLGRLVEALVAVYRMTYVGVGANRRLLPQAVCELKSYLNRIFQIVKFLFPDLPEDGGIIREPTDLGEKESDCEVSKQDLNVNLERSLRSHVVSSLALLLPVLLPRLYPPLFTLYALDKEREDDVYWECVLRLNKQPDLALLAFLGVQQKFWPISVSMPAPAENLQVLSGTKDTCFASAVETLQQISTTFTPSDKLHVIQLTFEEITKEVQSRLNQDFLWSMDDLFPVFLYVVLRARIRNLGSEVNLIEDLMDPCIQHGEHGIMFTTLKACYYQIQHERIT from the exons ATGGAAAACCAGAGGAGGAG CTCTGAAGATGATGGTGGAGGAGGGCGAGGCCTGCTCCATATCTGGAAGGGCTACTATTACCGTGTGGCCCCCGAGAAACTGCTCCTCCCCCATCCAGTTCTCCAGGTCGCTCTGGGTAGAAACCATGGAGTTCTGCTGGTGGAAG GCGGACAGGTGTTTACATTCGGACACTGTCCATGGAAACAGAGTCAGGCGACAGAGTTTGTGGCGCCCACTCTGGAGGGCGCACTCAGCGGACAGCTGGTTGTGGCTGTGGCTGCCGGAAGCTACCACAGCGGGGCGGTGACAGACAGCGGCAGCGTCCACATGTGGGGCGACAACACCGCCGGACAGTGTGGTTTGTCGGGGCTCAGCTCCGTCCCCAACCCGACTCCAGTCGCTCTGGCGGACTCTGATTGTAGCGCCTTGCCGTCGGTGCCTGTACTGGAGCTGGCCTGTGGGGAGCAGCATACCTTGGCGCTCTCGGTCCAGCGGGAAGTGTGGGCTTGGGGCAGCGGCTGTCAGCTGGGCCTCGGTGCTACCGTTTCTCCCGTCTGGAAACCACTAAAGGTTGAGCACCTAGCAGGCAGGTTTGTACTTCAAGTGGCCTGCGGGGCCAAGCACAGCCTGGCCCTGGTGCGCCGCCCAGGCCCCCGGGACATCCAGCGGCCCCCGGCCGATAAATGCGGGCAGTGTGAGCAACTGCTCTACACCATGACGGACAAAGAGGATCATGTCATCATCTCTGACAGTCACTACTGCATTCCTTGCTTAGAACAGCAGGAGGAGAGGCTCCAAACGCCTTCGATAAATCCTGTGCTGAAAATGTCTCCATCAGAACCTGCCCTTTCCTCCAAAACCTCCACATCACCGCCTCAATCTGTGTCTCCGGCACCTGTCAATAACTCTGAATTAGAAAATGCGGAGACTCAAGAGTCATCTGTAGCTGGCGAGGAACCGCCTGCTTCAAACTTTGACCTTTCAGGGACAAAGTCAAGTGGGGCCCCAAGTGCCAAGGCTTCTCCTTATCCAGATGAGCAGGCCGTCAAAGATTACCTGAAGAAGCTCTCAGATAGCACCCAGGCTGAGAAAACACCAAAGGTGACACTTGGAGGACTACACACGCTGCTG ccCTCAGCGGCCGGACTCATCAGCGCCTCCTCCAACAATCCCCTCAACAACCTGGTGGCCTCTTGCGCTTCGGCCGTCGGCGAAAGGGTCGCCTCCACCTACGAGGCGTTGTCCctgagaaaaatgatgaacatgtACCTTCCCACGTCGCGCGGGTCAGTCAAGCAAACTGCCGCCGCTCACCCAGCGGGTGAGAACGGCGCCGAGCGTGTCCGACAGGAAGACTCTGCGCAGGCCAAGAAGAGTTCCAGCACTGGCGACATCcacgaggaggaggcggcagGCCCGCATCGCCGCTTGTCGCTCCCGGGACTCCTCTCACAGG TGTCCCCACGACTGCTACGCAAGGCCGGCCGTTCAaagatggccgccgccgcGGCTCTGACCTCATCGGGAATGGCGACCCCGGCGGATCAAGAGGTGCTGCCCTCCCTGCAGACGGAGGTGTGGAGCTGGGGCCAAGGCCAACATGGGCAGCTCGGCCACGGGGACAACGCGGACAG ATCGCAGCCGCTCTGCATCAAAAGTCTCAATAGTAAGGAGGTGGTGCGAGTGGCAGCCGGTTCTCATCATTCCCTCGCACTGACTGCCCAGTCGCAG TTGTTGTCGTGGGGAAGTAATAGCCAAGGTCAGCTGGGCCACATGGAGTCCCCCAGCACAGTCCCTCGTCTAGCCAAG CTGTCAGACGGAATCCGGGTGTGGGACGTGAGCGCCGGAGAGTGTCACACGCTGCTGCTTGCTGATGGAGACTGCATGCAGCCCATCATCTATTACAGTGGAGAGCAGGTGAAAGAGGGAAAGCAGCAAGACGGAGACAAGGAAGAAGAGGGGGAGGAGTCATGTGACGGCTACGCCCGGCAGCCCGTGCTGCTTCCCTTCTGCATGAAC TTAGGATTCGTGAGCAGCGTGTTTGCTGGCGGCCAGCAATGCGTGGCACTCTCAGACAAGAACGTGATGGGCTTCATCGCCAGCTTGCACGAGCTGGCGTCGGCCGAGAGGAAATTCTACTGCAAGCTGTCGAGCATCACGACACAAGTCTTGAGCCCCTTGATGGCTCTCG AATCTCTGAGCGCCAACCTCGGCCCGGTCATCTTCAAGATCCTGCGGACGCTTGCCGGTCAGTTTGGGCACTTGTGTCATCTGACCGGGCAGCACGCCGTCAGTCTCACCGCCAACCTCCGGCGCAGCCGCAGTCTTAAAAGTCTGTTTATCCTCGACCACACCAGCATCTTCCTGGACTCCTACGAAGA CTACAGCAGCTCTTTGGACGACTTCCAGGTGATGGGAGGCTTCCCGACCCTCGCCAAACCCTCGCT CGATTGTTTCGGAAAGAGTCCCGAGCTCCTTCAGAAGTTGTCCGAGAGCAGTGAGGGGAACCTCGCCGTGGTGGACCTCCTGCAAGCGCTCTTCTACCTGCCCGCTCTTCACCTCCAAGAGTACGGACGGCTCCTGCTCAAACTGGCCACGTGCTTTGAAGTT AGCTCCAGCGAATACCAACGGCTGCAGGAGAGCTGCTCCAAGTTTGAAGCTTTGGACCTTctgctgaagaagaagaagaaggaagcCGAGTacacctttcttttctggaAAGGCTTCCCCGGCAAGATGACT gACTCTTTACGAAAGCCTCACCGCCGCCTCATCTGCGAGAGCAGCAACAAAGCTCTGACGCTGCAGAACGCCGGAAGGTTCTCTGTTAACTGGTTCATCCTTTTTAATGACGCTCTCGTCCATGCGCAG GGCATGGCGCCTTGTAAAAACCTC TTCTCCACCCATCATGTCTTCCCCTTGACCACGTTGTGGGTGGAGCCTATGCCAGAGGACAACACTGGCCT GAGCTACGGACTGAAACTGATCACACCGGAAGAAATGTTCACCCTGTTAGCCAACTCTGCCATGGAGAAG GCCAAGTGGATCCGTTGCCTCAACCAAGCAGTGGCTCAGGCCCTCAGCTTAGGTGAGGGACAAACGTTTGAGCCTCCCATTTGCAGGAGCGCCACGTATACGTTTTACAAGGACGGACGGCTGAAAGAGGCCACGTACGAGGGCCGCTGGCTAGCCGGAAAGCCCCACGGAAG AGGCGTGATCAAATGGCCTGATGGGAGGATTTACACAGGCTCGTTTAAGAATGGACAGGAAGATGG gTTTGGGGAATGTGTGGCTCCGAATAAGAGCCTGGACACAAACGATCGCTATCAAGGTCACTGGAAGGACGGCAAGATGCACGGCGTGGGCACGTACAG ATATGCCAGCACCGAGGTCTACGACGGCTCCTACCAGGAGGGCCTGCGGCACGGCCACGGGATGCTGCGGAGCGGCAAACTCAACACCTCCTCGCCTAGCGTATTCATCGGCCAGTGGGTGAACGACAAGAAGACAGGCTACGGCGTCTTTGACGACATCACTAA AGGCGAAAAGTACATCGGCATGTGGCAGGACAACGTCCGGCAAGGCAACGGGGTCGTCGTCACGCAGTTCGGCCTTTACTACGAAGGATCTTTCAAAGACAATAAGATGACG GGCAGCGGAATCCTTCTGTCTGAGGACGATACGACGTACGAGGGGGAGTTCTCAGATGATTGGACACTTAGCGGCAAG GGAGTGCTGACGATGGCCAACGGCGACTACCTGGAAGGCTCCTTCAATGGCGAATGGGGCGCCGGTCCCAAAGTGACTGGCTCCTACTTTAAGCCGCAGATGTTTGAAAGTGACAAGGACAAGATTCGATCAGT GAAGCTGGGTCGTCTTTGCGTGAGCGCCGAGGAGAAGTGGCAGGCGGTGTTTGACGAGTGTTGGCGCCAACTCGGCTGCGAGACTCCCGGCCAGGGTGACAACTGCAAAGCGTGGGACAATATTGCCGTTGCACTCACCACCAACCGACGACACATTCTGGACAG TCCAGAACCTCTGTCTCGAAGTCACAGCAGAACTCTGGAAGGCTTAGAGGTGATCCCTCAGCATGACGGTCCCATGACAATGGAGCGATATCACGCCATCCATCTTTACCTCATCAAG GCATGTGACACCCCGCTTCATCCGCTGGGCAGGCTTGTGGAAGCCTTGGTGGCGGTCTACCGGATGACGTACGTCGGCGTCGGCGCCAACCGACGGCTCCTGCCGCAGGCTGTCTGCGAGTTAAAATCTTATCTCAACCGCATCTTCCAGATTGTAAA GTTTCTGTTCCCAGACTTGCCAGAAGATGGCGGTATAATTCGAGAGCCAACCGACCTCGGGGAGAAGGAATCGGACTGTGAAGTCTCCAAGCAGGATTTGAACGTGAATCTGGAGCGGTCGCTCCGCAGCCACGTGGTGAGCAGCTTGGCTCTGCTGCTCCCTGTGCTGTTGCCCCGCCTCTACCCGCCGCTCTTCACCCTCTACGCTCTGGACAAGGAGCGAGAGGACGATGTCTACTGGGAGTGCGTCCTCCGCCTCAACAAGCAGCCCGACCTGGCTCTGCTCGCCTTTCTGGGTGTCCAGCA GAAGTTCTGGCCCATTTCAGTCTCCATGCCAGCACCTGCGGAAAACCTCCAG GTTCTGTCAGGCACCAAGGATACTTGCTTCGCTTCTGCAGTCGAAACTCTGCAGCAAATTAG CACAACATTCACCCCATCAGACAAGCTCCATGTGATCCAGCTGACCTTCGAGGAGATCACAAAAGAAGTGCAGTCACGTCTGAATCAGGACTTCCTGTGGTCCATGGATGACCTATTTCCCGTTTTCCTCTACGTGGTGCTGCGTGCTCG AATTAGAAACCTCGGGTCAGAGGTCAACCTGATCGAAGACCTGATGGACCCTTGCATCCAGCACGGAGAGCATGGAATCATGTTTACAACTCTGAAG GCCTGTTACTACCAGATCCAGCATGAGAGGATCACTTAA